A single region of the Jatrophihabitans sp. GAS493 genome encodes:
- a CDS encoding NAD-glutamate dehydrogenase produces MTNDLSSDSLKKVFLRRYLAQAQAQLSDRSVAELDDAAQDHLALGWVRAAEANLVSVAHLDGDTTAINIVTHDAPYLVDSVRAELERLGYEVEAVLHPQLVVRRDDDGNLVEVFDLDDDAELPPGVITESWIHTEVEALSVEQESLVRSELELALQDVHFAVDDAPETYALARSLADGLAADPGQFDRSTSAEAGELLRWLVDGNCMIVGHAAYSANELASGGNPSEGELRGVLRGDTKLSPLEILPAFRSGAPLVIFKSPLVSRVRRADRYDCITVVTAAKDGSGQTIHVFLGLIIDTGEEWMARVPVVRKRVGEIMRRSGVRPNSHTGRQLLAALRTLPRDELLAAPTTDLLRLAELVMDRAEQDRVGVFARVHLNRDFVTVLVYFGADRLGPETRRKVAKTVMSYWPGTVISRDDRIVELGLARMQFLIALRPNAATPQPDRQVVEAEVARLTRRWSDDLADLLTIAAGEERARRLLPQYAGAFPEAYKADFSASTAVTDVSRLDDLPPEDGLAFQLYTPAAGEQADRRLKIYRTGRPLSLARTLPILSQMGIEVLDERPYELNRPGSLKAWIYDFGFAVPHDVNLDAERASDVIATLRSLWRGDIEQDGLNALVLRARMTWWQVNVLRAYVKYLRQAGIPFSQGYVVQALTDYPQIARMLVELFEVRFDPSREGLPHVSGTNGATNPQDVDLAVDRPVLEQINDALSDVASLDQDRILRSLLGLISATLRTNAYQHESSSALAIKLDPRLVAELPEPRPRYEIWVYSPRVEGVHLRFGAIARGGLRWSDRREDFRTEVLGLVKAQMVKNAVIVPVGAKGGFVCKQLPDPQNDREAWLAEGIACYRLFIRGMLDLTDNYAADGSGKVVVPDGVRRYDTDDPYLVVAADKGTATFSDIANGIAIDYGFWLGDAFASGGSVGYDHKAMGITARGAWESVKFHFRELGVNTQTDDFTVVGIGDMSGDVFGNGMLLSEHIRLVAAFDHRHIFLDPNPVASASFPERRRLFDLPRSSWGDYDRSLISEGGGVFPRTLKAIPISPEVRTALGIEGDEPTMTPQALIRAILTARVDLLFNGGVGTYVKASTEVHAAAGDKANDAVRIDGNQLRAAVVGEGGNLGFTQPGRIEYARNGGRINTDAIDNSAGVDTSDHEVNVKILLDRMVAAKTLPAEERNVLLASATDAVAEHVLRDNYEQNVLLGIGRGNARKMISVHARFINTLEKSGQLDRALEFLPTEKELAARRSAGDGLTSPELAVLVAYAKMTLAARIDDSTLPDEPWFQRVLSGYFPPQILQRAEGGLQSHPLHREIITTCVVNDMVNRSGATFVHRVVEETGADVAQIARAYTLVREVFGLDALWRDIEALDNVVPTAAQCAGYQEIRRLIDRATRWFVDVRFPIAEVAREVERFGPTIAALTPKVLGLLGSVERANLEGEIQRLKDDGLPDEIALRTAELLTAFLLLDVVEIAVATDQPAEQVAALHFQASELFRVDELLNMITALPRDDRWSALARAALRYDVYAALSAITRGVLASTPATESPAERLEQWRDANVERVNRTLTTIGEGLARDNVDLATLSVALRVMRSLPV; encoded by the coding sequence ATGACGAATGACCTCAGCAGCGACAGCCTCAAGAAGGTCTTCCTCCGCCGATATCTGGCCCAGGCCCAGGCCCAGTTGAGCGACCGCAGCGTTGCCGAACTCGACGATGCGGCGCAGGATCACCTTGCCCTCGGGTGGGTCCGGGCGGCCGAGGCGAATCTGGTTAGCGTCGCCCATCTCGACGGCGACACCACCGCGATCAACATCGTCACGCATGACGCGCCGTACCTGGTCGACTCGGTGCGGGCCGAGCTGGAGCGGCTCGGGTACGAGGTAGAGGCCGTCCTGCACCCGCAGCTCGTGGTGCGCCGCGACGACGACGGGAATCTGGTCGAGGTCTTCGACCTGGACGACGATGCCGAGCTGCCACCCGGGGTCATCACCGAATCCTGGATCCACACCGAAGTCGAGGCCCTCAGCGTCGAGCAGGAGTCGCTGGTCCGCTCCGAGCTTGAACTCGCGCTGCAGGACGTTCACTTCGCGGTCGACGACGCCCCCGAGACGTACGCGCTGGCCCGCTCGCTGGCCGACGGTCTCGCCGCCGATCCCGGCCAGTTCGACCGCTCCACCAGCGCCGAAGCCGGCGAACTGCTGCGCTGGCTCGTCGACGGCAACTGCATGATCGTCGGGCACGCCGCCTACTCGGCCAACGAACTGGCTAGTGGCGGAAACCCCTCCGAGGGGGAGCTGCGTGGCGTTCTCCGGGGCGATACCAAGCTATCCCCGCTGGAGATCCTCCCGGCCTTCCGCAGCGGAGCGCCGCTGGTGATCTTCAAGTCGCCCCTGGTGTCTCGGGTGCGCCGCGCTGACCGTTATGACTGCATCACGGTGGTGACCGCGGCCAAGGACGGTTCCGGGCAGACCATCCATGTTTTCCTGGGCCTCATCATCGACACCGGCGAGGAGTGGATGGCTCGGGTTCCGGTCGTGCGCAAGCGCGTCGGCGAGATCATGCGCCGCTCCGGGGTGCGGCCGAACAGCCACACCGGGCGTCAGCTGCTGGCCGCCCTGCGCACGCTGCCCCGCGACGAGCTGCTGGCCGCGCCGACCACCGACCTGCTTCGGCTGGCCGAACTGGTGATGGATCGGGCCGAGCAGGATCGCGTCGGCGTCTTCGCCCGCGTGCACCTCAACCGCGACTTCGTGACCGTGCTGGTGTATTTCGGGGCTGACCGGCTCGGCCCGGAGACGCGGCGAAAGGTGGCCAAGACGGTGATGTCCTACTGGCCGGGCACCGTCATCTCCCGCGACGACCGGATCGTCGAGCTCGGGCTGGCCCGAATGCAGTTCCTCATCGCGCTCCGGCCGAACGCGGCCACGCCGCAGCCCGACCGGCAGGTCGTCGAGGCCGAGGTGGCCCGGCTGACCCGTCGCTGGAGTGACGATCTGGCCGACCTTCTCACCATCGCGGCCGGGGAGGAGCGCGCCCGCCGGCTCCTTCCGCAGTACGCCGGGGCGTTCCCGGAGGCGTACAAGGCGGATTTCAGCGCCAGCACCGCAGTGACGGATGTATCCCGGCTGGACGACCTCCCGCCCGAGGACGGGTTGGCGTTTCAGCTCTACACCCCAGCCGCGGGCGAACAGGCCGATCGACGGCTGAAGATCTACCGCACCGGACGTCCGCTCTCGCTGGCCCGGACCCTGCCGATCCTCTCGCAGATGGGGATCGAGGTCCTCGACGAGCGTCCCTACGAATTGAATCGGCCCGGGTCGCTGAAGGCCTGGATCTATGACTTCGGCTTCGCCGTACCGCACGATGTGAACCTTGACGCCGAGCGGGCCAGCGACGTCATCGCCACGCTCCGCTCGCTCTGGCGCGGGGACATCGAGCAGGACGGCCTGAACGCACTGGTGCTGCGGGCACGGATGACCTGGTGGCAGGTGAACGTCTTGCGGGCCTACGTGAAGTACCTGCGGCAGGCCGGCATCCCGTTCAGCCAGGGGTACGTCGTGCAGGCACTGACCGACTATCCGCAGATCGCCCGCATGCTGGTCGAGCTCTTCGAGGTGCGCTTCGATCCGTCACGCGAGGGGCTGCCGCACGTCTCCGGCACGAACGGGGCAACGAACCCGCAGGACGTGGATCTGGCGGTGGACCGGCCGGTGCTCGAACAGATCAACGACGCACTCAGCGACGTCGCCAGCCTGGATCAGGACCGGATCCTGCGCTCGCTGCTTGGCCTCATCTCGGCGACCCTGCGCACCAACGCCTACCAGCACGAGAGCAGTTCGGCGCTGGCCATCAAGCTCGACCCGCGGCTGGTGGCCGAGCTGCCGGAGCCGCGCCCGCGTTATGAGATCTGGGTCTACTCGCCGCGGGTGGAGGGGGTGCATCTGCGCTTCGGTGCGATCGCGCGGGGTGGATTGCGCTGGTCGGATCGGCGCGAGGATTTCCGCACCGAGGTCCTCGGTCTGGTGAAGGCGCAGATGGTGAAGAACGCCGTCATCGTCCCGGTTGGGGCCAAGGGGGGATTCGTCTGCAAGCAGCTGCCCGATCCGCAGAACGACCGGGAAGCCTGGCTGGCTGAGGGCATCGCCTGCTACCGACTCTTCATCCGCGGGATGCTCGACCTCACCGACAACTATGCCGCCGACGGTTCGGGGAAGGTCGTCGTCCCCGATGGGGTGCGCCGCTACGACACTGACGACCCGTACCTGGTGGTGGCGGCCGACAAGGGGACCGCGACCTTCAGCGACATCGCCAACGGCATCGCGATCGACTACGGGTTCTGGCTGGGTGACGCCTTCGCCTCGGGTGGCTCGGTGGGATACGACCATAAAGCTATGGGGATCACCGCCCGAGGCGCCTGGGAGTCGGTGAAGTTCCACTTCCGCGAGCTGGGCGTCAATACCCAGACTGACGATTTCACCGTGGTCGGCATCGGTGACATGTCCGGCGACGTCTTCGGCAACGGCATGCTGCTGTCGGAGCACATCCGTCTCGTCGCGGCCTTCGACCACCGGCACATTTTCCTCGATCCGAACCCGGTCGCAAGCGCTTCCTTCCCCGAGCGGAGGCGGCTCTTCGACCTCCCGCGATCGAGCTGGGGTGACTACGACCGCAGTCTCATCTCCGAGGGCGGAGGGGTCTTTCCCCGTACTTTGAAGGCGATTCCGATCTCGCCCGAGGTCCGAACCGCGCTCGGCATCGAGGGTGACGAGCCGACGATGACGCCCCAGGCGCTGATCCGGGCCATCCTCACCGCCCGGGTCGACCTGCTCTTCAACGGCGGAGTCGGCACCTACGTGAAGGCTTCGACCGAGGTACACGCGGCGGCCGGGGACAAGGCGAATGACGCGGTTCGCATCGACGGCAATCAGCTGCGGGCGGCGGTGGTGGGCGAGGGCGGCAATCTGGGCTTCACCCAGCCGGGACGGATCGAATACGCCCGCAACGGCGGGCGGATCAACACCGATGCGATCGACAACTCGGCCGGCGTGGACACCTCCGACCACGAGGTGAACGTCAAGATTCTGCTCGACCGCATGGTGGCCGCGAAGACCCTGCCGGCCGAGGAACGCAACGTCCTGCTGGCCTCGGCGACCGACGCGGTCGCCGAGCACGTGCTGCGCGACAACTACGAGCAGAACGTTCTCCTCGGGATCGGTCGCGGCAATGCCCGCAAGATGATCAGCGTGCATGCCCGCTTCATCAACACGCTGGAGAAATCGGGGCAGTTGGATCGGGCGCTGGAGTTCCTGCCCACGGAGAAGGAGCTGGCCGCCCGCCGCTCGGCCGGCGACGGGCTCACCTCGCCCGAGCTCGCGGTGCTCGTCGCGTACGCGAAGATGACGCTGGCCGCGCGCATCGACGACTCCACGCTCCCCGACGAGCCGTGGTTCCAGCGTGTGCTCAGTGGATACTTCCCGCCGCAGATCCTGCAGCGCGCCGAGGGCGGGCTGCAGAGCCATCCGCTGCACCGGGAGATCATCACCACCTGCGTCGTCAACGACATGGTGAATCGCAGCGGCGCGACCTTCGTTCATCGGGTCGTCGAGGAGACCGGGGCCGACGTGGCCCAGATTGCCCGCGCCTACACGCTGGTGCGGGAGGTCTTCGGCCTCGACGCGCTCTGGCGCGACATCGAGGCGCTGGACAACGTGGTGCCGACGGCGGCTCAGTGTGCGGGCTACCAGGAGATTCGGCGCCTCATCGACCGGGCCACCCGCTGGTTCGTCGACGTGCGGTTCCCGATCGCCGAAGTGGCCCGCGAGGTCGAGCGATTCGGCCCGACGATCGCCGCGCTGACTCCGAAGGTGCTCGGGCTGCTCGGTTCGGTCGAGCGGGCCAACCTGGAGGGCGAGATCCAGCGGCTGAAGGATGACGGGCTGCCGGACGAGATCGCGCTGCGGACCGCGGAACTGCTCACGGCGTTCCTGCTGCTGGACGTTGTCGAGATCGCGGTGGCCACCGACCAGCCGGCCGAGCAGGTGGCGGCCCTGCACTTCCAGGCCTCGGAGCTGTTTCGGGTCGACGAGTTGCTGAACATGATCACCGCGCTGCCCCGCGACGATCGCTGGTCGGCGCTGGCTCGAGCCGCGCTGCGCTACGACGTCTACGCGGCGCTGTCGGCGATCACGCGGGGGGTGCTGGCCAGCACCCCGGCCACCGAGAGCCCGGCCGAGCGGCTGGAGCAGTGGCGCGATGCCAACGTCGAGCGGGTGAACCGGACGCTGACCACGATCGGCGAAGGGCTCGCCCGGGACAACGTCGACCTCGCCACGCTGTCGGTGGCGCTTCGCGTAATGCGAAGCCTCCCCGTCTGA
- a CDS encoding HhH-GPD-type base excision DNA repair protein, which produces MYLATTDEGNALLERDPLALLIGMLLDQQIPMEKAFTSPSVLAERMGSVTLDAREIAACDPERFEEIFRQTPALHRFPAAMAKRVQALAEILVADYDGNAQRVWAGVRDGDELVARIGTLPGFGDQKARIFAALLGKQFGIQPPGWRAAAGAYGEEGSQRSVADVTDAKSLQAVRATKQAAKQALKQAAMQPAD; this is translated from the coding sequence ATGTACCTGGCGACCACCGACGAGGGCAACGCACTGCTCGAACGCGATCCGCTGGCCCTGCTCATCGGGATGCTGCTGGACCAGCAGATCCCGATGGAGAAGGCGTTCACCTCGCCCTCGGTGCTCGCCGAACGCATGGGCTCGGTGACCCTGGACGCCCGCGAGATCGCCGCCTGCGATCCGGAGCGGTTCGAGGAGATCTTCCGGCAGACTCCTGCCCTGCATCGCTTCCCGGCGGCGATGGCCAAGCGGGTCCAGGCGCTGGCCGAGATCCTGGTAGCCGACTACGACGGCAACGCGCAGCGTGTCTGGGCCGGCGTGCGGGACGGCGACGAGCTGGTGGCCCGGATCGGCACCCTTCCCGGTTTCGGCGATCAGAAGGCGCGAATCTTCGCCGCGCTCCTGGGCAAACAGTTCGGGATTCAGCCACCCGGTTGGCGCGCGGCGGCCGGCGCCTACGGCGAGGAGGGTTCGCAGCGGTCAGTCGCTGATGTGACCGATGCCAAGTCCCTGCAGGCCGTGCGGGCCACGAAACAGGCGGCCAAGCAGGCACTCAAACAGGCGGCGATGCAGCCCGCCGATTAG
- a CDS encoding glycosyltransferase family 2 protein encodes MGNLGCELSACLIVRNERGRLADCLSSLHPLVDEIIVYDTGSNDGTVELARSLGARVIEGYWDDDFARARNAALVAATGRWILSIDADDRFTGDPAALRPLLAAENVDGYRVQIDNLSGTDGADSYTSFPLRLFRRDRASWRGQIHERVCHADGSELKLGIATARGLRHIGYADADEARGKAARNAVLGLRELQQLHDAGCADPAELARVLLDLGRSLMACEQRQGAVDAFVGVRDLPLRGPEFVQATDFMARLALGANQPDDAANLVQQLRAAGADAEYCNWLEAQVLAQQGDAVSAYRMLAGVSSLVDPAGRVYNQGQVVEMRALAAALAGRNDDAVADLVEAMSRYGRVAGRGKLLLEWWGDRPLAPLWEQISQYGTTYLDGIQRELSACEVAPV; translated from the coding sequence GTGGGGAACCTCGGCTGCGAGCTGTCGGCATGCTTGATCGTGCGCAATGAGCGGGGTCGCCTCGCCGACTGCTTGAGCTCGCTTCACCCCCTGGTCGACGAGATCATCGTCTACGACACCGGTTCGAACGACGGCACCGTCGAACTCGCCCGCTCCCTCGGCGCCCGGGTGATCGAGGGCTACTGGGACGACGACTTCGCCCGCGCCCGCAATGCCGCCCTGGTCGCGGCCACCGGCCGCTGGATCCTGAGCATCGACGCCGACGACCGCTTCACCGGCGATCCGGCGGCGCTGCGACCCCTGCTCGCCGCGGAGAACGTCGACGGCTATCGAGTCCAGATAGACAATCTCAGCGGCACCGACGGGGCTGACAGCTACACCTCCTTCCCGCTGCGCCTATTCCGCCGGGATCGGGCCAGCTGGCGCGGCCAGATCCACGAGCGCGTCTGCCACGCCGATGGCTCCGAACTGAAGCTCGGCATCGCCACTGCCCGCGGACTCCGGCACATCGGCTACGCCGACGCCGACGAGGCCCGCGGCAAGGCCGCCCGTAATGCCGTGCTCGGCCTGCGAGAACTGCAGCAGTTGCACGACGCGGGGTGTGCCGATCCGGCTGAGCTGGCCCGGGTGCTCCTCGACCTCGGACGGAGCCTGATGGCCTGCGAGCAGCGCCAAGGCGCCGTCGATGCCTTCGTCGGCGTGCGCGACCTTCCACTGCGTGGCCCCGAGTTCGTCCAGGCGACCGACTTCATGGCCCGCCTGGCCTTGGGGGCGAATCAGCCGGATGACGCGGCCAATCTCGTTCAACAGCTCCGCGCCGCCGGCGCCGACGCTGAGTACTGCAATTGGTTGGAGGCCCAGGTGCTTGCTCAACAAGGAGATGCAGTATCGGCGTACCGGATGCTCGCTGGGGTTAGCAGCCTCGTCGACCCGGCCGGCCGTGTGTACAACCAGGGTCAGGTCGTCGAGATGCGAGCCCTGGCCGCGGCGCTGGCCGGACGCAATGACGACGCGGTGGCCGATCTGGTCGAGGCGATGTCTCGCTATGGCCGGGTGGCCGGGCGCGGCAAGCTGCTCTTGGAGTGGTGGGGGGATCGGCCACTGGCCCCGCTCTGGGAGCAGATTTCCCAATACGGAACGACCTATTTGGACGGAATTCAACGCGAGTTGTCAGCCTGTGAAGTTGCCCCGGTCTGA
- a CDS encoding DUF1684 domain-containing protein has product MPKLWTDDADDTDGVDDQAAGDAQRTVTGRLQLADWRRRVARLYAQVRAEEDPAAGHALWRAGRDELFREHPQSPLLPDSELFTTGLPYWPYDPRLRFEVPLLPTSEPLTLQVPTASDGLIPLRRIGQVQLPAPLDASLDVWWLQQYAGGIFLPLRDGSSGRTSYGGGRYLLDTAKSADLGGSAETLVLDLNFLYHPSCRYNPAWECPLAQPGNTIGFDVQAGERLTA; this is encoded by the coding sequence ATGCCCAAGCTGTGGACGGACGACGCTGATGACACCGACGGCGTTGACGACCAAGCCGCGGGAGACGCCCAGCGCACGGTTACCGGGCGGCTGCAGCTGGCCGACTGGCGGCGCCGGGTCGCCCGGCTCTATGCGCAGGTCCGGGCTGAGGAAGATCCGGCCGCCGGCCACGCACTCTGGCGGGCCGGCCGGGACGAACTCTTCCGGGAGCACCCGCAGAGTCCGCTCCTGCCCGACAGCGAACTCTTCACCACCGGCCTGCCCTACTGGCCCTACGATCCGCGGCTGCGTTTCGAGGTGCCGCTGCTGCCCACCTCGGAGCCGCTCACCCTGCAGGTACCGACCGCGAGCGACGGCCTCATCCCGCTGCGGCGGATCGGGCAGGTGCAACTTCCGGCCCCGCTCGATGCCTCGCTGGACGTCTGGTGGCTTCAGCAGTATGCGGGCGGCATCTTCCTGCCGTTGCGCGACGGCAGTTCCGGTCGGACGAGCTACGGCGGCGGGCGGTATCTGCTCGACACGGCGAAGAGCGCGGACCTGGGCGGCAGCGCCGAGACGCTGGTCCTCGATCTGAATTTCCTGTACCACCCGTCGTGTCGGTACAACCCGGCGTGGGAGTGCCCGCTGGCTCAGCCGGGCAACACGATCGGCTTCGACGTCCAGGCCGGCGAGCGACTGACGGCGTAA
- a CDS encoding NAD(P)H-quinone oxidoreductase, which yields MRAVVITEPGRPEVLQVQEVPDPVPAAGEVVIDVAATAINRADLLQRQGHYPPPKGASPYLGMECSGTISAVGEGVNGGGWHVGDQVCALLSGGGYAEKVAAPASQLMPVPAGVSLVDAAALPEVTCTVWSMVFDTGRLQTGEAFLVHGGSSGIGTMAIQLAHAFGARVFATAGTERKVGIARELGADVAINYREQDFVDVVSSSTDGGGVDVILDNMGASYLPRNVDALGLGGRLIVLGLQGGNKGELNLGKLLMKRGSIIAASLRARTLADKARIVAGTQAFVWPLIEQGLVRPIIDRTLQLDDAVEAHRLLESSEHVGKVVLRTR from the coding sequence ATGCGCGCTGTCGTCATCACCGAACCCGGCCGGCCAGAAGTCCTTCAGGTGCAGGAGGTGCCGGACCCGGTACCCGCCGCCGGCGAGGTCGTCATCGACGTTGCCGCAACGGCGATCAACCGGGCCGACCTGCTGCAGCGGCAGGGTCACTACCCGCCGCCGAAGGGGGCGTCGCCGTATCTGGGCATGGAGTGCTCGGGCACCATCAGCGCGGTCGGCGAAGGCGTGAACGGGGGCGGCTGGCACGTCGGGGACCAGGTCTGCGCGCTGCTCAGCGGCGGCGGCTACGCCGAGAAGGTCGCCGCCCCGGCCAGCCAGTTGATGCCGGTCCCTGCCGGTGTCTCACTCGTCGACGCCGCGGCGCTGCCGGAGGTGACCTGCACCGTCTGGTCCATGGTCTTCGACACCGGACGGCTGCAGACCGGCGAGGCGTTCCTCGTCCACGGCGGTAGCAGCGGCATCGGCACCATGGCCATCCAGTTGGCCCACGCCTTCGGGGCGCGCGTCTTCGCCACCGCCGGCACCGAGCGGAAGGTCGGGATAGCTCGCGAGCTCGGAGCCGACGTCGCGATCAACTATCGCGAGCAGGACTTCGTCGACGTGGTCAGCAGCTCGACCGACGGAGGCGGGGTGGACGTCATCCTCGACAACATGGGCGCCTCCTATCTGCCGCGCAACGTGGACGCCCTCGGGCTGGGTGGCCGGCTCATCGTCCTCGGACTGCAGGGCGGTAACAAGGGCGAGCTGAACCTCGGCAAGCTGCTGATGAAGCGGGGCAGCATCATCGCCGCCTCGCTGCGGGCCCGCACGCTGGCCGACAAGGCGCGCATCGTCGCCGGCACCCAGGCCTTCGTCTGGCCGCTGATCGAGCAGGGCCTGGTGCGGCCGATCATCGATCGCACCCTGCAGCTGGACGACGCGGTCGAGGCCCATCGGCTGCTCGAGTCCAGCGAGCACGTCGGCAAGGTCGTTCTGCGGACCCGCTAG
- a CDS encoding aminotransferase class V-fold PLP-dependent enzyme: MFDVARVRGLYPTLGSGIAHLEGSYSALLPETVVRAIITTLRSSPAQPGSRSARSQRSAAAVRDARRAVADLVNTPADDVMLGANVSTLLGRFVDVVSQDWQLGDEIVLSRLDHDANVRPWLRAAKASGAIVQWAEVDVETGELPDWQYEKLINRRTRLVTVPLANPATGTVPATGHISEMAHDVGALVVVDAGAALPHMPIDMVALGADVLSISATTFGGPTLGIMGARPGLMSELERPGSLPGRQRFEVGSLPVELIDGLTAAIDHLAGLDEWAVGSRRERLVTSLTAAGEYQSKLFDAARNRLERLRGVTLLGSSETRLPVAGFTVAGRSPTQVGEMLYDYDVSVWTGENGLTELMRAIGADELGGTVHFGVMPHTTGDEIDQFIDALSMIARR; the protein is encoded by the coding sequence GTGTTTGACGTCGCACGTGTCCGCGGCTTGTACCCAACGCTCGGATCCGGCATCGCGCACCTGGAGGGCAGCTACAGTGCCCTACTCCCCGAGACCGTGGTGCGGGCGATCATCACCACGCTGCGCTCCTCCCCGGCTCAGCCCGGCTCCCGCTCGGCCCGTTCGCAGCGCAGCGCCGCCGCCGTTCGCGACGCCCGGCGGGCGGTCGCCGATCTGGTCAACACCCCGGCCGACGACGTCATGCTCGGCGCGAATGTGTCGACTTTATTGGGTCGTTTCGTCGATGTCGTGTCTCAGGACTGGCAGCTGGGTGACGAGATCGTGCTCAGCCGGCTCGACCACGACGCCAACGTGCGGCCGTGGCTGCGGGCGGCGAAGGCCAGCGGCGCGATCGTGCAGTGGGCTGAGGTGGACGTCGAGACCGGCGAGCTGCCGGATTGGCAGTACGAGAAGCTGATCAACCGGCGCACCCGGCTGGTGACCGTCCCGCTGGCCAATCCGGCCACCGGCACGGTGCCGGCCACCGGGCACATCTCGGAGATGGCCCACGATGTCGGGGCGCTGGTCGTGGTCGATGCCGGTGCTGCGCTGCCCCACATGCCGATCGACATGGTGGCGCTCGGCGCTGACGTCCTCTCCATCTCGGCCACCACCTTCGGCGGCCCGACGCTGGGCATCATGGGGGCCCGTCCGGGGCTGATGAGTGAACTGGAGCGGCCGGGTTCGCTGCCGGGCCGGCAGCGCTTCGAGGTCGGCTCACTTCCGGTCGAGCTCATCGACGGTCTCACCGCCGCGATCGACCACCTGGCCGGACTCGACGAGTGGGCGGTCGGTAGCCGCCGGGAGCGACTGGTCACCTCGTTGACCGCGGCCGGCGAGTATCAGTCGAAGCTCTTCGACGCGGCCCGGAATCGGTTGGAGCGGTTGCGTGGAGTGACCCTGCTCGGCTCCTCCGAGACGCGATTGCCCGTTGCCGGATTCACCGTCGCCGGACGCAGCCCGACCCAGGTCGGCGAGATGCTCTACGACTACGACGTGTCGGTCTGGACCGGCGAGAACGGCCTCACCGAGCTGATGCGAGCGATCGGCGCCGACGAACTCGGGGGCACCGTGCACTTCGGAGTCATGCCGCACACCACCGGCGACGAGATCGACCAGTTCATCGACGCGCTGAGCATGATCGCCCGCCGCTAG
- a CDS encoding bacterial proteasome activator family protein: MNIETPADHQTEDYSLASGPAASLDTVPGEAVNGNASQTGSERGSGGDADDLAAMVEQPAKVMRIGTMIKQLLEEVRAAPLDEAGRSRLREIHESSIRELEQGLAPELRDELHRLTLPFQNEVPSEAELRIAQAQLVGWLEGLFHGIQTALYAQQLAARAQLEEMRRRALPGAGGDAVIVGPGGQIIGHTSGSEFGAGGSPFGGAAGQAPGEHSGTGQYL; this comes from the coding sequence ATGAACATAGAGACGCCCGCCGACCACCAGACCGAAGACTATTCTCTCGCGTCGGGGCCAGCCGCGTCACTGGACACTGTGCCTGGTGAAGCTGTGAATGGCAACGCCTCGCAAACCGGTTCCGAGCGCGGCTCCGGCGGTGACGCCGACGACCTGGCCGCGATGGTGGAGCAGCCGGCCAAGGTGATGCGCATCGGCACGATGATCAAGCAACTGCTGGAGGAAGTGCGGGCCGCGCCGCTGGATGAGGCCGGTCGCTCCCGCCTCCGCGAGATCCACGAGTCCTCCATTCGTGAGCTGGAGCAGGGCCTGGCTCCTGAACTACGTGACGAGCTACACAGACTCACCCTGCCGTTCCAGAACGAAGTGCCCTCCGAGGCTGAGTTGCGAATCGCCCAGGCGCAGCTCGTCGGATGGCTGGAAGGGCTCTTCCATGGCATTCAGACCGCGCTGTACGCGCAGCAGCTGGCCGCGCGGGCTCAGCTGGAGGAGATGCGCCGCCGCGCCCTGCCCGGGGCCGGCGGCGACGCGGTGATCGTCGGGCCGGGTGGGCAGATCATCGGGCACACCTCAGGTAGCGAGTTCGGCGCCGGTGGCAGCCCGTTCGGCGGCGCTGCCGGGCAGGCCCCCGGCGAGCACAGTGGCACCGGCCAGTACCTGTAG